In Candidatus Dadabacteria bacterium, the DNA window AGGTCGCCCTTCTGCATTGAACAGGTGTCGCAGACAAGCTTGCTGAACGTTATCGCCTTTCCCTTGGCGTAATCGCTTCTGGGGCTCGCTCCACTCCCCGCGGAGGCGGAACCGGACGCGAAAGCCGGAACGTTAATGAGCAGCATTGCCGCCGCAACAAGAAATAAAATGGTAAGGTATTTCATTAGGTCTTCCTCCTTTTAAAAAATTGAAAAACAATTGTAACGACTGGTTCTAGTAAATACAATTACCCAGCTGCCGCGAAACCTGACAAAAAGGCTCACTATGCTTCCGGACAGATGGCGTGCTGTTAACGGAAACATTTAAAAAATGTCTATTTCTGTTATTTTCTTCCCGAGGATGTATTGTGTTTCAGTAAAGTAAACCGAAGAAAAGCGGAACTTCCGCAAGAGGAGAGGAAAATGAAGTTCTTCATAGATTCAGCGAACATGGAAGAAATCAAGAGCGCCGCGGCTTTCGGAATAGTGGACGGCGTAACAACAAACCCTTCACTTGTCTCCAAAGAAGGAAGCCAGGAAAGCTTCGAGGACCTAGTCAAGGAGATATGCGATGTGGTAAAGGGCCCGGTAAGCGCGGAGGTGCTGAGCACCGAGTATTCCGAGATGATCTCGGAAGGCAGGAGACTGGCGGGTATAGATGAAAATATAGTCGTCAAGCTTCCTATGACCGAAGACGGTGTTAAGGCCACGAAAACCCTCTCGGACGAGGGTGTGAATGTTAACGTCACCCTTGTTTTTTCTCCTTCCCAGGCGCTTTTGGCCGCAAAAGCTGGAGCTGCCTACGTAAGCCCTTTTGTCGGAAGGCTTGACGACGTGTCGTCAGATGGAATGAATCTTGTGCTTGATATTTGCGAAATCTACGCGCACTACGCCTACGAAACCGAGATACTGGTCGCAAGTATAAGGCATCCAATGCACATAGTGGAAGCGGCAAAGATGGGAGCCGATGTTGCCACTTTCCCTTACAGAGTATTCACTCAGTTGTTCAAGCATCCTCTCACCGACATAGGACTTGAGAGGTTTCTTAAGGACTGGGGGAAGAAGTAGGCACAGTCCATGAGGCGCAAACTAAGGACTCTCTATTGCCTCCGGATCCTTTTATAGGGGATTCAATCAAACCTTTAACTTTAAATCCTAACTCACTAAGATAAGATATTATTTTATCGTTAACTTCTTTGAGTTTATCCTCATCTCTTACTATTCCCTTCGCTCCAACGTCTTTTCTGCCTACCTCGAACTGGGGTTTTATTAGAGCAATCAGCGTTGCGTTATCGGCAAGCACGGAAACGGCAGGTTCTACTATCATCGTGAGAGAAATAAAAGAAACGTCGATCGTGACTATATCGATTTTTTCTCCGACGTCTTCTGCCCGCAGGTACCTGCAGTTTATCTTTTCCCTTACTATGACCCGCTTGTCATTTCTAAGCTTCCAGTCAATCTGCCCATGACCCACGTCAAAGGCATAGACTCTGGATGCCCCGAAGTGCAGAAGACAGTCCGTAAAACCGCCGGTTGATGCTCCTATGTCAAGGGCGACTTTCCCCCTTATATCTATATCGAACTCCGTTATTGCCTTCTCAAGCTTAAGCCCTCCCCTGCTTACGAATCTTCTAGGGTCATGCTCCACTACAACCTCGGAATCTTTTTTTACCGCCGT includes these proteins:
- a CDS encoding TlyA family RNA methyltransferase, with amino-acid sequence MKEKNKTRLDSLLVEKKLAQSGNQARALIMSGRVTVDGKKVEKPGTAVKKDSEVVVEHDPRRFVSRGGLKLEKAITEFDIDIRGKVALDIGASTGGFTDCLLHFGASRVYAFDVGHGQIDWKLRNDKRVIVREKINCRYLRAEDVGEKIDIVTIDVSFISLTMIVEPAVSVLADNATLIALIKPQFEVGRKDVGAKGIVRDEDKLKEVNDKIISYLSELGFKVKGLIESPIKGSGGNRESLVCASWTVPTSSPSP
- the fsa gene encoding fructose-6-phosphate aldolase, with the translated sequence MKFFIDSANMEEIKSAAAFGIVDGVTTNPSLVSKEGSQESFEDLVKEICDVVKGPVSAEVLSTEYSEMISEGRRLAGIDENIVVKLPMTEDGVKATKTLSDEGVNVNVTLVFSPSQALLAAKAGAAYVSPFVGRLDDVSSDGMNLVLDICEIYAHYAYETEILVASIRHPMHIVEAAKMGADVATFPYRVFTQLFKHPLTDIGLERFLKDWGKK